A stretch of the Streptomyces venezuelae genome encodes the following:
- a CDS encoding threo-3-hydroxy-L-aspartate ammonia-lyase has protein sequence MTTPLPTFEDVSEAAARISGHAHRTPVLRSRMIDRELGVQVLFKCENLQRMGAFKFRGAFNALSRFTPEQRRAGVVAYSSGNHAQAVALSARILGIPATIVMPRDAPAVKVAATQGYGGRVVTYDRYGEDREAIGAALVERHGLTLVPPYDHPDVVAGQGTAAMELFEETGPLDALFVPLGGGGLLSGTVLAAGALAPGCRLYGVEPAAGNDAQQSLREGRIVHIPTPHTIADGAQVTHIGALNFRILRAAAPEVVTAEDAGLVEAMRMFAMYMKLIVEPTGCLGLAALRTHAEALHGRRVGVLVSGGNIDPARFAELLAAPTAP, from the coding sequence ATGACGACCCCCCTGCCCACCTTCGAGGACGTCTCCGAAGCCGCCGCCCGGATCTCCGGCCATGCCCACCGCACACCGGTCCTGCGATCCCGGATGATCGACCGGGAGCTGGGCGTCCAGGTGCTGTTCAAGTGCGAGAACCTGCAGCGCATGGGGGCGTTCAAGTTCCGCGGGGCCTTCAACGCCCTGTCGCGCTTCACTCCGGAGCAGCGCCGCGCGGGCGTGGTCGCCTACTCCTCCGGCAACCACGCGCAGGCGGTCGCGCTCTCCGCCCGCATCCTCGGCATTCCGGCGACGATCGTGATGCCGCGGGACGCCCCGGCCGTGAAGGTGGCCGCCACCCAGGGGTACGGCGGCCGGGTGGTGACGTACGACCGGTACGGCGAGGACCGGGAGGCCATCGGAGCAGCGCTGGTGGAGCGGCACGGCCTGACCCTGGTGCCGCCGTACGACCACCCCGACGTGGTGGCCGGGCAGGGCACCGCGGCCATGGAGCTCTTCGAGGAAACGGGCCCGCTGGACGCGCTGTTCGTACCGCTGGGCGGCGGGGGCCTGCTCTCCGGCACCGTGCTCGCGGCGGGCGCGCTGGCTCCCGGCTGCCGGCTGTACGGCGTGGAACCGGCGGCGGGCAACGACGCCCAGCAGTCCCTGCGCGAGGGCCGGATCGTGCACATCCCGACGCCGCACACCATCGCGGACGGCGCCCAGGTCACCCACATCGGCGCACTGAACTTCAGGATCCTGCGGGCCGCGGCGCCGGAGGTCGTCACGGCCGAGGACGCAGGACTGGTGGAGGCCATGCGGATGTTCGCCATGTACATGAAGCTGATCGTGGAGCCCACCGGCTGTCTGGGGCTGGCCGCGCTGCGCACCCATGCGGAGGCGCTGCACGGCCGCCGCGTGGGCGTCCTGGTCAGCGGCGGCAACATCGATCCGGCCCGGTTCGCCGAACTCCTCGCCGCCCCGACCGCACCCTGA
- a CDS encoding GTP-binding protein gives MAPEPPGTGDGELAALALKILVAGGFGVGKTTLVGAVSEIRPLRTEELLSEAGELVDDTGGVDHKTTTTVAMDFGRITIRSGLSLYLFGTPGQDRFWFLWDELSQGALGAVVLADTRRLEDCFPAVDYFEHRRIPFVVAVNCFPGARGYGAHEVSRALDLDQGTPVVLCDARDKDSGKEVLIRLVEYAGRVHTARLLDSVAPQTDPA, from the coding sequence ATGGCACCCGAACCCCCCGGGACGGGCGACGGCGAACTGGCCGCCCTCGCCCTGAAGATCCTGGTGGCCGGCGGATTCGGCGTCGGCAAGACCACCCTCGTCGGCGCGGTCAGCGAGATCAGGCCGCTGCGCACCGAGGAACTGCTCAGTGAGGCGGGCGAACTGGTCGATGACACCGGCGGCGTGGACCACAAGACCACCACGACGGTCGCCATGGACTTCGGCCGCATCACCATCCGCTCCGGCCTGTCCCTCTACCTGTTCGGCACCCCGGGCCAGGACCGTTTCTGGTTCCTCTGGGACGAACTCTCCCAGGGCGCCCTGGGAGCGGTGGTCCTCGCCGACACCCGACGGCTGGAGGACTGCTTCCCGGCCGTCGACTACTTCGAACACCGGCGCATCCCCTTCGTGGTCGCCGTCAACTGCTTCCCCGGGGCCCGCGGCTACGGTGCCCACGAGGTGTCCCGCGCGCTCGACCTCGACCAGGGAACCCCGGTGGTCCTGTGCGATGCCCGGGACAAGGACTCCGGCAAGGAGGTGCTGATCCGCCTGGTCGAATACGCGGGCCGCGTCCACACGGCCCGCCTCCTCGACTCCGTCGCCCCGCAGACCGACCCTGCTTAG
- a CDS encoding DUF742 domain-containing protein, giving the protein MNGQWYDADAGPLVRPYAVTGGRTKPGPHGVRFDLIALVAVDPGGAGSDESLLGPEHRALLGLCRAETQSVAELAADADLPVGVVRVLLGDLLEAGHVRVSRPVPPAQLPDERILREVIEGLRAL; this is encoded by the coding sequence ATGAACGGCCAGTGGTACGACGCCGACGCGGGCCCGCTCGTCCGTCCGTACGCCGTGACCGGCGGGCGCACCAAACCCGGACCCCACGGGGTCCGGTTCGACCTGATCGCACTGGTCGCCGTCGACCCCGGCGGCGCCGGCTCCGACGAGTCGCTGCTCGGCCCCGAACACCGGGCTCTGCTCGGCCTCTGCCGTGCCGAAACCCAGTCGGTCGCCGAACTCGCCGCCGACGCCGACCTGCCCGTCGGTGTCGTCCGCGTACTGCTCGGCGACCTGCTCGAAGCCGGTCACGTCCGGGTCAGTCGCCCCGTACCGCCGGCCCAGCTGCCGGACGAGCGGATTCTCCGTGAAGTCATCGAGGGATTGCGAGCACTGTGA
- a CDS encoding PPOX class F420-dependent oxidoreductase: MAKKMTEEEWRGFVSHSTRTGKLATVRADGSPHTAPVWFVLDGDSFLFTTGKETVKGRNLIRDGRVALCVDDDRPPFSYVVLQGHAEIRDHDADPEEMLRWASRIAGRYMGAEQAEAYGRRNAVPGELLVRVRIEKVVSESGVAE, translated from the coding sequence ATGGCGAAGAAGATGACTGAAGAGGAATGGCGGGGGTTCGTCTCGCACTCCACCCGGACCGGCAAGCTGGCGACGGTCCGGGCGGACGGCAGCCCGCACACCGCGCCGGTGTGGTTCGTCCTGGACGGTGATTCCTTCCTGTTCACCACGGGGAAGGAGACGGTGAAGGGCCGGAATCTGATCCGGGACGGCAGGGTCGCCCTGTGCGTGGACGACGACCGGCCGCCGTTCTCGTACGTCGTGCTGCAGGGCCACGCGGAGATCCGCGACCATGACGCCGACCCGGAGGAGATGCTGCGGTGGGCGAGCCGGATCGCCGGCCGGTACATGGGGGCGGAGCAGGCGGAGGCGTATGGGCGCCGCAATGCGGTTCCGGGTGAACTGCTGGTCCGGGTCCGCATCGAGAAGGTGGTCTCCGAGTCTGGGGTGGCCGAGTAG
- a CDS encoding roadblock/LC7 domain-containing protein codes for MALDKQLDWLLDDLTRRVQQVRHAVVLSNDGLVTGASAGLAREDAEHLAAVSAGLQSLAKGSGRHFRAGEVRQTMVEYDEGVLFVMGAGAGSCLCVLSAAESDIGQVAYEMTLLVNRVGEHLGVAERRTTGG; via the coding sequence ATGGCACTGGACAAGCAGCTCGACTGGCTGCTGGACGACCTGACACGCAGGGTCCAGCAGGTCCGGCACGCGGTCGTGCTCTCCAACGACGGGCTGGTCACCGGCGCGAGCGCCGGTCTGGCCCGGGAGGACGCGGAGCACCTGGCCGCCGTTTCGGCCGGCCTGCAGAGCCTGGCGAAGGGCTCGGGACGGCACTTCCGGGCCGGTGAGGTCCGGCAGACCATGGTCGAGTACGACGAGGGCGTGCTCTTCGTCATGGGCGCCGGCGCCGGCAGCTGCCTGTGCGTCCTCAGCGCCGCCGAATCCGACATCGGCCAGGTCGCGTACGAGATGACCCTGCTGGTGAACCGGGTCGGGGAACACCTGGGAGTCGCGGAGCGGCGCACCACCGGCGGCTGA